The DNA region TCATATGGGCTACAAAAAAGGGGCAATATGATGACCTTGCTACACCAAGTGAAAGAATGTTAATAGATGACTACGAAATAAAGGAATCAAAGAAGGAAGATAAGGAGGAGATAGTTTGATGAGCTCAGTAACCGCACCTAATCAAGGGATTATGGACAGAATTGTTTATGACGATGACATAGTAAAAATGTTTCTGTACGCCACGATATTCTGGGGGGCTGCCGCCTTTGCCGTGGGGCTATTGGCAGCTCTCCAGCTGGCTTTCTGGCCCGCAAATTTAGAGCTTGAGTGGCTAACCTTTGGTAGAATCCGACCACTTCATACAAATGCAGCAATTTTCGCATTCGGTGGAAATATTATTTTTGCGGG from Thermodesulfobacteriota bacterium includes:
- the ccoS gene encoding cbb3-type cytochrome oxidase assembly protein CcoS, with the translated sequence MNIIFLTLGVSIIIALLFLFAFIWATKKGQYDDLATPSERMLIDDYEIKESKKEDKEEIV